The following DNA comes from Zavarzinella sp..
GGAATTATCTGGCAATTATGTTTATCAGCCCCACGGTGGGGTGCCACCGTCGCAGAAATTTGATTATCGTCAGATTTCAGTTTGGTACCCGCTACCTGATGGCGATGCCCTGGCCTTCCAGATCACAGGCCCACAACAACAGATTGACCAGCATCGGCAGTCATTTGAAAAATGGATCGCCGATTTCAAAGAGAAACCCGCGCCAAAGTAGCTACTCCTTTGTGACAAATCATAAAAATAAATAGAAGAATCGAATCGTCTATCGTTTGTGTTCAAAAACATTGTTGAAGAGTTGGCTCATGTGCATTCGAAGCCTGTTATTACTTTCGTTGGGACTGTTGTTGCCTGCTTCAGTACCTGCACAGACATTAAGCTGGAATGACAATCTCCATGAGTTGAAATACGCTGTGGAACCAGCTACCGCCAAACCGGGACAAACAGTTCAATTCAAGCTGACGATTACCCTGCCGGATGGTTTGTATACCTATCCGACGGTACAGCCAGACCCAATGGAAGCAACCAGCGTACTGCGGATTACCCCACCCACCAATACAAAGGATGCCGACTTTCTCTTTCCAGAGATCGTACAGGACCCACCGGGTGCCAAAGTGAAGTTTGTGCTGGGTGAATTACGCTACTACACAGGCACGGTTACCTGGACCATTCCAGTGGTGGTCAATCCCAATGCGACACCTGGCATGAAATCGATTTCACTGAAGGAATTTCGCTTTCAATACTGCGACGACAGCACCTGTCTGTCACCGAAGCGATTTACAGCAACCGCACCGATTACGATCGAAGCGGGCAGCGTGCCAGTAGAAGCCAAATACACTGAATTCGTCAATAAACTAGTCGGCAACGCACCGGTTCCTCCCAAAGAAGATCCGAAAACGAATGTTGCCAATCCTCCCGACAAGAAGGACGAGTCTGGTTTGGTCCCCGGCCATGAAATCTCATTCAAAATTCTGAATCATGCCACTTATGAAGAGGAAATGGCCCAAAGTGCTCAGCAGATCGTTCGAAAAAAAGACGACCGCGTGGGTACGCTGGTACTGATTGGTACCGCGATGTTGTGGGGCTGGATTACTTTACTGACACCGTGCGTCTTTCCGATGATTCCCATTACCGTTAGCGTGTTTCTGAAAAAATCAGAAAAGCAGGGCATCAATCTTTATGGCCACGCCGCGGTGTATACCTTAACGATCATCGCCATTCTGACGGTGGCCGCACTGACGGTGCTGACGATCTTCAGCCGCCTCTCAGTCCATCCGGTTACCAATATCCTGCTGGGTGGGCTGTTTGTGGTGCTGGCGATGAGCCTGTTTGGCATGTTCGAAATCACCCTCCCCAGCTTTCTGTCGAACTTCACCGGCCAGCGGGAAGGCAGTGGAGGCTATTTAGGTACGATCTTTATGGCGATCTCCTTCAGCATCGTCAGCTTTACCTGTGTCGCACCTTTTCTCGGCGGTTTCAGTGGGATGACTGCGAGTGGCGATTATGGCACCCTGGAATTACTGGGAGCTGCACTGGGCTTTGCCTTTGCATTCGCCTCCCCATTTATGCTGCTGGCATTGTTCCCAGGTTTGCTGAAAAAAGTGCCCAAAAGCGGCGACTGGATGAACGTACTCAAAGTAGTAATGGGTTTTCTGGAACTGGCCGCTGCGTTAAAGTTCTTCCGTACGGCAGAGTTGCGATTGCTGCCGGTGCCAGAATATTTCACCTACGATATGGTCATGGCCAGTTGGGTTGCCTTGCTGCTGGTGATGGCCTTATATCTGTTTGGCGTGTTCAAATTACCCCACGATCATGGAGATAGCCACCAGATCAGCGTTACTCGGATGATGTTTGCGTTGTTTTCCATCGGTTTTGCAATTTATTTGGCACCAGCGTTGTTTGGTAAAGATGAACAGCATAAAAACCGCCCCACTGGTAAGGCGTATGCCTGGGTGGATTCTTTCCTGCTCCCCGAACCTGGGCTGATTCAAGGCAACCTGCCATGGTCTGGCGATCTGAAACGCTCAATTGATCAGGCTAGGGCGAAGAATCAACACATTTTGATCGACTTCACCGGCGTTACCTGTGCCAACTGCAAGCTGAACGAAGCCAACGTCTTCCCACTGGGCGA
Coding sequences within:
- a CDS encoding cytochrome c biogenesis protein CcdA yields the protein MCIRSLLLLSLGLLLPASVPAQTLSWNDNLHELKYAVEPATAKPGQTVQFKLTITLPDGLYTYPTVQPDPMEATSVLRITPPTNTKDADFLFPEIVQDPPGAKVKFVLGELRYYTGTVTWTIPVVVNPNATPGMKSISLKEFRFQYCDDSTCLSPKRFTATAPITIEAGSVPVEAKYTEFVNKLVGNAPVPPKEDPKTNVANPPDKKDESGLVPGHEISFKILNHATYEEEMAQSAQQIVRKKDDRVGTLVLIGTAMLWGWITLLTPCVFPMIPITVSVFLKKSEKQGINLYGHAAVYTLTIIAILTVAALTVLTIFSRLSVHPVTNILLGGLFVVLAMSLFGMFEITLPSFLSNFTGQREGSGGYLGTIFMAISFSIVSFTCVAPFLGGFSGMTASGDYGTLELLGAALGFAFAFASPFMLLALFPGLLKKVPKSGDWMNVLKVVMGFLELAAALKFFRTAELRLLPVPEYFTYDMVMASWVALLLVMALYLFGVFKLPHDHGDSHQISVTRMMFALFSIGFAIYLAPALFGKDEQHKNRPTGKAYAWVDSFLLPEPGLIQGNLPWSGDLKRSIDQARAKNQHILIDFTGVTCANCKLNEANVFPLGDVTALMKKYVLVQLYTDTIPQEFYDKETSQELREKNAETNLKFARDVFGSEQLPLYVILKPKSDDTIEVVGIYREGKINDIEGFKKFLADPLAK